One Deinococcus aerius genomic region harbors:
- a CDS encoding DNA topoisomerase IB, which yields MTSRTEILQDEYLRREGNKPDEFRYFWPDGEEYTDEEGLARIASLAVPPAYEGVYVSPDPDAELQAFGRDAAGRLQYRYHSDFVQAGALKKWQRLARFADALPTLRQVTAADLRLSGLPRRKVLAVMTRLLHVAHFRVGSDAYARAHKTYGLSTLRQRHVKVEGSAITFHFRGKHGIEQHKTVRDRTLATNVGRLLELPGPWLFQSVEEDGTRLRVRAPDLNAYLREVIGPFTAKDFRTWGGTLIAAEFLAEAGAPESEKAARKTLVECVKYVAEDLGNTPAVTRSSYICPVIFDRYQEGKVLDDYEPRATRSEPELEGLTRAEAALKRMLESEKALRTPRMRRKQKQAHAA from the coding sequence ATGACCAGCCGCACCGAAATCCTGCAAGACGAGTATCTGCGCCGCGAGGGCAACAAGCCTGACGAGTTCCGCTACTTCTGGCCCGACGGGGAGGAATACACGGACGAGGAGGGTCTGGCCCGCATCGCCTCGCTCGCCGTGCCGCCCGCCTATGAGGGCGTGTACGTCTCTCCCGATCCCGACGCAGAGCTTCAAGCCTTCGGGCGGGATGCTGCCGGACGCCTCCAGTACCGCTACCACTCCGACTTCGTGCAGGCGGGGGCGCTGAAGAAGTGGCAGCGGCTGGCACGCTTCGCGGACGCCCTGCCCACCCTGCGGCAGGTGACCGCCGCCGACCTGCGCCTCTCCGGCCTGCCCCGGCGCAAGGTACTCGCCGTGATGACGCGGCTGCTGCACGTCGCGCACTTCCGGGTGGGCAGCGACGCCTACGCCCGCGCGCACAAGACCTACGGCCTCTCCACCCTGCGGCAACGGCACGTGAAGGTGGAGGGCAGCGCCATCACCTTCCACTTCCGGGGTAAGCACGGCATCGAGCAGCACAAGACGGTGCGCGACCGCACGCTGGCCACCAACGTGGGGCGGCTGCTGGAACTGCCCGGCCCCTGGCTCTTCCAGAGCGTGGAGGAGGACGGCACTCGCCTGCGTGTCCGTGCCCCCGACCTGAACGCCTACCTGCGCGAGGTCATCGGCCCCTTCACCGCCAAGGACTTCCGCACCTGGGGCGGCACCCTGATCGCCGCCGAATTCCTGGCCGAGGCGGGAGCCCCCGAGTCCGAGAAAGCGGCCCGCAAGACGCTGGTGGAATGCGTGAAGTATGTCGCCGAGGATCTGGGCAACACGCCCGCCGTCACCCGGAGCAGCTACATCTGCCCGGTGATCTTCGACCGCTATCAGGAGGGCAAGGTCCTCGACGACTACGAGCCCCGCGCCACCCGCAGCGAGCCGGAACTGGAGGGCCTGACCCGCGCCGAGGCCGCCCTGAAGCGGATGTTGGAGAGCGAGAAGGCGCTCAGGACCCCGAGGATGAGGAGAAAGCAGAAGCAGGCGCACGCGGCCTGA
- a CDS encoding M42 family metallopeptidase has product MTTTELRLDLLRQLSDLNGVPGNEDAVRDLVLRELEGLADEVRVDALGNVFALRHGGGEGKRERVMLSAHMDEIGFLVSFIDDRGFLRLQALGGFDTRNLFARNVTVQTRGGPLPGVMTPGGKPVHIATPEDRKKVPEVKEFYVDLGLDGEEVKRRVRVGDMVTLDQTARQVGKLTVGKAMDDRASVFLGLEVLRRFRDIRPRHDVVAVFSVQEEVGLRGATVAAYGAEPTLGIGLDVTLAVDTPGVGPEEAVTRLGDGIGIKVFDSSMISTRWLVDDLVDLAEREGIRYQLEVLPLGGTDGAAIQKSRAGVPSVTLSVPTRYIHTIVEAVHEDDLRAGVDLLVAYLR; this is encoded by the coding sequence GTGACCACAACGGAACTGCGGCTGGACCTTCTTCGTCAGCTCTCGGACCTGAACGGCGTGCCCGGCAATGAGGATGCGGTGCGCGACCTCGTGCTGCGCGAGCTGGAGGGCCTGGCCGACGAGGTGCGGGTGGACGCCCTCGGCAACGTGTTCGCCCTGCGGCACGGCGGGGGCGAGGGCAAGCGCGAGCGGGTGATGCTCAGCGCCCACATGGACGAGATCGGCTTCCTGGTCAGCTTCATCGACGACCGGGGCTTCCTGCGCCTCCAGGCGCTCGGCGGCTTCGACACCCGCAACCTCTTCGCCCGCAACGTGACCGTGCAGACGCGCGGCGGCCCCCTCCCGGGCGTGATGACGCCGGGCGGCAAGCCCGTCCACATCGCCACGCCCGAGGACCGCAAGAAGGTGCCCGAGGTCAAGGAGTTCTACGTGGACCTCGGCCTGGACGGGGAGGAGGTCAAGCGCCGGGTGCGGGTGGGCGACATGGTGACCCTCGATCAGACGGCCCGGCAGGTGGGCAAGCTCACCGTCGGCAAGGCGATGGACGACCGCGCCAGCGTCTTCCTGGGGCTGGAGGTGCTGCGCCGCTTCCGCGACATCCGCCCCCGGCACGACGTGGTCGCCGTCTTCAGCGTGCAGGAGGAGGTGGGGCTGCGCGGCGCGACGGTCGCGGCCTACGGGGCCGAACCCACCCTCGGCATCGGGCTGGACGTGACCCTGGCGGTGGATACCCCCGGCGTCGGGCCGGAGGAGGCGGTCACCCGGCTGGGCGACGGCATCGGGATTAAGGTCTTCGACTCCTCCATGATCTCGACCCGCTGGCTGGTGGACGACCTGGTGGACCTCGCCGAGCGCGAGGGCATTCGCTACCAGCTTGAGGTGCTGCCGCTGGGCGGAACGGACGGCGCGGCGATTCAGAAGTCGCGGGCGGGCGTGCCCAGCGTGACCCTCAGCGTGCCCACCCGCTACATCCACACCATCGTGGAAGCCGTCCACGAGGACGACCTGCGGGCCGGGGTGGACCTGCTCGTGGCCTACCTGCGCTGA
- a CDS encoding DUF7336 domain-containing protein, with the protein MREVFIVQHVHEFGDGNEDVKMIGVYSDRASAEAAVERLSRQPGFRDCPEGFHVDAYRLGEDHWTSGYVNAFDDVENEAH; encoded by the coding sequence ATGAGGGAAGTTTTCATCGTGCAGCATGTGCATGAGTTTGGGGATGGCAACGAGGACGTGAAGATGATTGGCGTCTACTCCGATCGTGCCTCAGCGGAGGCCGCTGTAGAACGGCTAAGCCGACAGCCAGGTTTCAGGGATTGCCCCGAAGGATTCCACGTGGATGCTTATCGTCTCGGTGAGGATCACTGGACGAGTGGTTATGTCAATGCCTTCGATGATGTAGAAAATGAGGCGCACTGA
- a CDS encoding MarR family winged helix-turn-helix transcriptional regulator, translated as MPELTAEGAAFTELLLEVFRLNGLLLDAGDRLTRPLGLSSARWQVLGVVEHGPVTVSGISRVMGLARQSVQQLTDALERDGFLTYVDNPGHRRARLVQLTAKGEVAAAHLIPAQAEWANRLGEGQTAETLQAALTTLRALRERLEQDAESAP; from the coding sequence ATGCCCGAACTCACGGCGGAGGGGGCCGCCTTTACCGAACTGCTGCTGGAGGTCTTTCGGCTGAATGGACTGCTGCTGGACGCGGGTGACCGCCTGACCCGCCCGCTGGGCCTGAGCAGCGCCCGCTGGCAGGTGCTGGGGGTGGTGGAACATGGTCCCGTCACCGTGTCGGGGATCAGCCGGGTCATGGGTCTGGCGCGGCAGAGCGTGCAGCAACTGACCGACGCCCTGGAGCGGGACGGCTTTCTGACCTATGTGGACAATCCGGGGCACCGCCGCGCCCGGCTGGTGCAACTGACGGCGAAAGGAGAGGTGGCAGCCGCCCACCTTATCCCCGCCCAGGCCGAGTGGGCCAACCGGCTGGGTGAAGGGCAGACCGCAGAAACCCTTCAGGCCGCCCTGACCACGCTCCGTGCCCTGCGCGAGCGGCTGGAGCAGGACGCGGAGTCGGCTCCCTGA
- a CDS encoding uracil-DNA glycosylase, with amino-acid sequence MPRPLGGPPVQVVWFKKDLRVRDHAPLARAAERGPVLPLYLYEPEQLGHEEFAGHHLTYLNDCLTELDGRLRALGTPLVVRRGEAVAVLEELSELVPIGGLWAHEETGNGVSYARDRRVRAWARERGIPFVELPQSGVVRRLRDRDGWADTWEERMSAPIIPTPTTLRGTDLSPGGLCTHAELGVPLNNKTIPPGGEAIAHATLDSFLTARGVNYMREMSSPLTAEDSCSRLSAPLAFGTISLREVVQATRRRLATVKGDPDADPRWVRSLRSFESRLHWHCHFIQRLESEPEMEFRNLNPVFDGLRPDVGDPGWNPDLYDRWAHGQTGYPLVDACVRMLRATGWLNFRMRAMLVSFASQHLWLHWRPTGLFLARQWLDNEPGIHWSQMQMQSATVGINRVRIYSPTRQAREQDPDGVFIRRWVPELADVPLDFLHAPWEWSGATRLNYPPPIVDEGKAGAAARARIYAARESASFEAEARRVYERHGSRKKAVVRAERAARGLPPRPEKVLRPALKRRPPPMSDQPDLFGLTSTEPKAEAPKAIMPAGLPESWQRALEREFAAPYFHTLKDFLVEERRAHNVFPPAPDVFNALRLTPLEDVKVFILGQDPYHGPGQAHGLAFSVRPGVRPPPSLQNIYKELQSDVGFKPPRHGYLRHWAEQGVLLLNAVLTVRQGEPNSHAGKGWEQFTDAVIRAVNDKPTRVVFVLWGAYARKKAKLVTNPQHVIIESAHPSPLSVAKFMGTKPFSRVNAALEEAGETPIDWQLPMQAEE; translated from the coding sequence ATGCCCCGTCCGCTCGGCGGTCCCCCGGTGCAGGTCGTCTGGTTCAAGAAGGACCTGCGCGTGCGCGACCATGCTCCTCTCGCCCGGGCAGCGGAGCGCGGGCCTGTGCTGCCCCTCTACCTCTATGAGCCTGAACAACTGGGGCACGAGGAGTTCGCGGGGCATCACCTGACCTATTTGAACGATTGCCTGACGGAGCTGGATGGTCGGCTGCGGGCGCTCGGCACCCCCCTTGTCGTGCGGCGGGGCGAGGCGGTCGCCGTGCTGGAGGAGTTGTCCGAACTCGTTCCGATCGGCGGCCTGTGGGCGCACGAGGAAACCGGGAATGGAGTCAGCTACGCGCGGGATAGGCGGGTGCGGGCCTGGGCGCGGGAGCGGGGCATTCCCTTCGTCGAACTGCCGCAAAGCGGGGTGGTGCGGAGGTTGCGCGACCGGGACGGCTGGGCGGACACGTGGGAGGAACGGATGTCGGCGCCGATCATTCCCACGCCGACCACGCTGCGCGGGACGGACCTCTCGCCAGGCGGCCTCTGCACCCACGCGGAGTTAGGCGTCCCGCTGAACAACAAAACCATTCCTCCCGGCGGTGAGGCCATCGCCCACGCCACCCTCGACTCGTTCCTCACCGCGCGCGGCGTGAACTACATGCGCGAGATGAGCAGTCCCCTAACCGCCGAGGACAGTTGCTCGCGCCTCTCGGCCCCCCTTGCCTTCGGGACCATCTCTCTGCGGGAGGTCGTGCAGGCGACCCGGCGGCGCCTCGCCACCGTGAAGGGCGACCCCGACGCCGATCCCCGCTGGGTGCGCTCCCTCCGCTCCTTCGAGAGCCGCCTGCACTGGCACTGCCACTTCATCCAGCGGCTGGAATCCGAGCCGGAGATGGAGTTCCGCAACCTCAACCCGGTCTTTGACGGCCTGCGACCAGATGTGGGTGACCCAGGTTGGAATCCCGACCTTTACGACCGTTGGGCGCACGGGCAGACAGGCTATCCCCTCGTGGACGCCTGCGTGCGGATGCTTCGGGCGACGGGTTGGCTCAACTTCCGCATGCGGGCCATGCTCGTCTCCTTCGCCTCGCAGCACCTGTGGCTGCACTGGCGGCCCACGGGCCTCTTCCTGGCGCGGCAGTGGCTCGACAACGAGCCCGGCATCCACTGGTCGCAGATGCAGATGCAAAGCGCGACGGTGGGCATCAACCGCGTCCGCATCTACTCGCCCACCCGTCAGGCGCGGGAGCAGGACCCGGACGGGGTGTTTATCCGCCGCTGGGTGCCGGAACTGGCCGACGTGCCGCTCGACTTCCTGCACGCGCCCTGGGAGTGGAGTGGAGCCACCCGCCTGAACTACCCGCCCCCAATCGTGGATGAAGGAAAAGCCGGGGCCGCCGCGCGGGCCAGAATCTATGCTGCGCGGGAGAGTGCGAGCTTCGAGGCCGAGGCCCGGCGCGTCTACGAGCGGCACGGCAGCCGCAAAAAGGCCGTGGTGCGCGCCGAGCGGGCCGCCCGGGGCCTGCCGCCCAGGCCCGAAAAGGTTCTCAGACCCGCCCTGAAACGGAGACCCCCACCCATGAGTGACCAGCCTGACCTGTTCGGCCTCACGTCCACGGAACCCAAAGCCGAGGCGCCCAAGGCGATCATGCCCGCAGGCCTCCCCGAGTCCTGGCAGCGGGCGCTGGAGCGCGAGTTCGCCGCGCCCTACTTCCACACCCTCAAGGATTTCCTGGTGGAGGAACGCCGCGCGCACAACGTCTTTCCGCCCGCGCCTGACGTGTTCAACGCCCTGCGCCTCACGCCTCTGGAGGACGTGAAGGTGTTCATCCTGGGCCAGGACCCCTATCACGGCCCGGGGCAGGCGCACGGCCTGGCCTTCAGCGTGCGGCCGGGTGTGCGCCCGCCCCCCAGCCTTCAGAACATCTACAAGGAGTTGCAGAGCGACGTGGGCTTCAAGCCGCCGAGACACGGCTACCTGCGGCACTGGGCCGAGCAGGGCGTGCTGCTGCTGAACGCTGTCCTGACTGTCCGTCAGGGCGAGCCCAACAGCCACGCGGGCAAAGGCTGGGAACAGTTCACCGACGCCGTGATCCGCGCCGTGAACGACAAGCCGACGCGGGTGGTGTTCGTGCTGTGGGGTGCCTACGCGCGCAAGAAGGCGAAGCTCGTCACGAATCCGCAGCACGTCATCATCGAGTCGGCCCACCCCAGCCCCCTCAGCGTGGCGAAGTTCATGGGCACCAAGCCCTTCTCGCGGGTGAACGCCGCGCTGGAGGAGGCGGGGGAGACGCCGATTGACTGGCAGTTGCCGATGCAGGCAGAGGAATGA
- the pth gene encoding aminoacyl-tRNA hydrolase — protein MKLVVGLGNPGTQYARTRHNVGWLVVDEVARRGGAVWRKEKDAEVAEVRVGAAPGARVLLVKPQTFMNTSGKAVGPLVAFYKLEPDALLVVQDDLDSPFGLLKFRLGGRHGGQNGVRDLIRALGTEQFPRLKVGISRPPAGWDPADWVLSKWREEEAGTLAELVRLGADAVEVWATQGLAEGQARFNGTDLRPKPEPEAAPPAS, from the coding sequence TTGAAACTCGTCGTCGGCCTGGGCAATCCGGGCACGCAGTACGCGCGGACCCGACACAACGTCGGCTGGCTCGTCGTGGACGAGGTGGCCCGCCGCGGGGGGGCCGTCTGGCGCAAGGAGAAAGACGCCGAGGTGGCCGAGGTGCGGGTGGGCGCGGCTCCCGGTGCCCGGGTCCTCCTCGTCAAGCCGCAGACCTTCATGAACACGTCGGGCAAGGCGGTCGGGCCGCTCGTCGCCTTCTACAAGCTGGAGCCGGACGCCCTCCTTGTGGTGCAGGACGATCTGGACAGCCCCTTCGGCCTCCTCAAGTTCCGACTGGGCGGGCGCCACGGTGGGCAAAACGGGGTGCGCGACCTCATCCGTGCGCTGGGGACCGAGCAGTTCCCGCGCCTGAAAGTCGGCATTTCCCGTCCCCCGGCGGGCTGGGACCCCGCCGACTGGGTGCTCAGCAAGTGGCGCGAGGAGGAGGCGGGCACCCTCGCCGAACTCGTGCGGCTGGGGGCAGATGCGGTGGAGGTCTGGGCCACGCAGGGGCTGGCGGAGGGGCAGGCCCGCTTCAACGGCACGGACCTGCGCCCGAAGCCCGAACCCGAGGCGGCGCCCCCGGCGTCCTGA
- a CDS encoding alpha-hydroxy acid oxidase has translation MTTVNLPDAETPELSGTVNLADIEALGRSRLDRNALEYYASGANDEVTLRENREGFRRLRLRPRMLVDVSSVDTRTEVLGLPLAFPVGIAPSAFHGLAHPEAERATARAAASAGSVMTLSTFSNTPIEEVAREVPGRFWFQLYPYKDREVSAELVHRAEAAGARALVLTVDAPFVGRREPNERHRFALPPHLKVPNVGSRERLAEFESESGSQLVNYFQGLISKTFTWADLGWLRSVTSLPIVLKGILTAEDALLAAQHGAHVWVSNHGGRQLDTAVSSIEALPEVAEAVAGQVEVYLDGGVTRGTDVLKAVALGARAVFLGRAALWGLAAGGEAGVRRTLDLLRDEVRLALALCGKQNIGQVGRELVRL, from the coding sequence ATGACCACCGTGAATCTGCCGGACGCCGAGACCCCCGAGCTGAGCGGCACGGTGAACCTTGCGGACATCGAGGCGCTGGGCCGCTCCCGGCTCGACCGCAACGCGCTGGAGTATTACGCGAGCGGCGCGAACGACGAGGTGACGCTGCGCGAGAACCGGGAGGGCTTCCGCCGTCTCCGGTTGCGCCCCCGGATGCTCGTGGACGTGTCGAGCGTGGACACGCGGACGGAGGTGCTGGGCCTGCCCCTTGCCTTCCCCGTCGGCATCGCCCCGAGCGCCTTTCACGGCCTCGCGCACCCGGAGGCGGAGCGGGCGACGGCGCGCGCCGCAGCGTCGGCGGGCAGCGTGATGACGCTCTCGACCTTCTCCAACACGCCCATCGAGGAGGTCGCGCGGGAGGTGCCGGGCCGCTTCTGGTTCCAGCTCTACCCCTACAAGGACCGGGAGGTGAGTGCCGAACTGGTCCACCGGGCCGAGGCGGCGGGCGCGCGGGCGCTCGTGCTGACCGTGGACGCCCCCTTCGTCGGTCGCCGCGAACCCAACGAACGCCACCGTTTCGCCCTGCCGCCGCACCTGAAGGTCCCGAACGTGGGCAGCCGCGAGCGCCTGGCCGAGTTCGAGTCGGAGTCGGGGTCGCAGCTCGTGAACTACTTTCAGGGGCTGATCTCCAAGACCTTCACCTGGGCCGACCTGGGGTGGCTGCGCTCGGTCACGTCGCTACCCATCGTGCTCAAGGGCATTCTGACTGCCGAGGACGCCCTGCTCGCCGCCCAGCACGGCGCTCACGTCTGGGTCAGCAACCACGGCGGGCGGCAACTCGACACCGCCGTGAGCAGCATTGAGGCATTGCCCGAGGTCGCGGAGGCGGTCGCCGGGCAGGTCGAGGTCTATCTCGACGGCGGGGTCACCCGCGGAACGGACGTGCTCAAAGCTGTCGCGCTCGGCGCCCGGGCCGTATTCCTGGGCCGGGCCGCCCTCTGGGGCCTGGCGGCAGGAGGGGAAGCAGGCGTGCGGCGCACCCTCGACCTCCTCCGCGACGAGGTGCGGCTGGCGCTGGCCCTGTGCGGCAAGCAGAACATCGGGCAGGTGGGGCGGGAGTTGGTGCGACTGTAA
- a CDS encoding DUF4126 domain-containing protein, with the protein MELLSGLLSSLGLSGAAGLNAYIPLLVVGLLSRSGVLHLSAPYDLLGNPWVLLGVGVLGLLDFVGDKIPGVDHVLHLVGGVVNAAAGAVLFAAQAGIADVPPALSLALGLLVAGGVHTTRAAIRPLATATTGGLANPVVSTAEDGASLTLSLLAVFAPLLAALGLAGILMLAYRLWAGRRARRVT; encoded by the coding sequence ATGGAACTGCTGTCCGGTCTGCTCTCCTCCCTCGGCCTGTCGGGCGCGGCGGGGCTGAACGCCTACATCCCGCTCCTCGTCGTGGGGCTGCTCTCGCGCTCCGGCGTGCTGCACCTGAGCGCGCCCTATGACCTGCTGGGCAACCCCTGGGTGCTGCTCGGGGTCGGGGTCCTGGGCCTGCTCGACTTCGTGGGCGACAAGATTCCCGGCGTGGACCACGTCCTCCACCTCGTCGGCGGGGTGGTGAACGCGGCGGCGGGGGCGGTGCTGTTCGCGGCTCAGGCCGGGATCGCGGACGTGCCCCCGGCGCTCAGCCTGGCGCTGGGCCTGCTCGTGGCGGGGGGCGTTCACACCACCCGCGCGGCCATCCGCCCACTGGCGACCGCCACGACCGGCGGGCTGGCGAACCCAGTGGTCAGCACCGCCGAGGACGGCGCGAGTCTCACCCTCAGCCTCCTCGCCGTGTTCGCCCCGCTGCTCGCCGCGCTGGGGCTGGCGGGCATCCTCATGCTGGCCTACCGGCTGTGGGCGGGGAGGCGGGCACGCCGGGTGACCTGA
- the carA gene encoding glutamine-hydrolyzing carbamoyl-phosphate synthase small subunit — translation MIRKERAILALEDGTVYRGYAFGHRGETVGEVVFNTSMTGYQEIMTDPSYNGQIVTITYPHVGNYGVAIYDMESNKPYVRGFISREFSGDYSNHRAQQSLEAFMQQYGVVSIQGIDTRALVRRLRSGGVVKGVIAHRSYTHPEDPYGEFAPAEEQVYVQRARDHQDIDGHDMTKEVTTSLPYAFPTLRHGKRVVLMDFGIKHTIIERLAEVGIEPIVVPAHTTPAQIMALQPHGLFLSNGPGDPAPLEYAHKTAWELMGLLPTFGICLGHQILGLAAGGRTFKMKFGHRGGNQPVKNLLTGNVEITAQNHGYAVDIESIPNGSFVATHVNLNDGTLEGMAHSRYPVFSVQYHPEASPGPHDSRYLFDRFIEEIDAFDGANGSPVVKAVTGRLGV, via the coding sequence ATGATCAGAAAAGAACGGGCGATCCTGGCCCTGGAAGACGGCACGGTGTACCGCGGCTACGCCTTCGGGCACCGGGGCGAGACGGTCGGCGAGGTCGTGTTCAACACCTCCATGACGGGCTACCAGGAGATCATGACCGATCCCTCGTACAACGGGCAGATCGTGACGATCACCTACCCGCACGTGGGCAATTACGGCGTGGCGATCTACGACATGGAGAGCAACAAGCCCTACGTGCGCGGCTTCATCTCCCGCGAGTTCTCGGGCGACTACTCTAACCACCGCGCGCAGCAGTCGCTGGAAGCCTTTATGCAGCAGTACGGCGTGGTGAGCATTCAGGGCATCGACACCCGTGCCCTCGTGCGGCGGCTGCGCTCGGGCGGCGTCGTCAAGGGCGTGATCGCCCACCGCTCCTACACCCACCCCGAGGACCCCTACGGCGAGTTCGCCCCCGCCGAGGAGCAGGTCTATGTCCAGCGCGCCCGCGACCACCAGGACATTGACGGGCACGACATGACGAAGGAGGTCACGACCTCCCTGCCCTACGCCTTTCCCACCCTGCGCCACGGCAAACGCGTGGTCCTGATGGACTTCGGGATCAAGCACACCATCATCGAGCGGCTGGCGGAGGTCGGCATCGAGCCCATCGTCGTTCCGGCGCACACGACCCCGGCGCAGATCATGGCGCTCCAGCCGCACGGCCTCTTCCTGAGCAACGGCCCCGGCGACCCCGCCCCCCTGGAGTACGCGCACAAGACCGCCTGGGAACTGATGGGCCTGCTCCCCACCTTCGGCATCTGCCTGGGGCACCAGATTCTGGGCCTGGCGGCGGGTGGCCGGACCTTCAAGATGAAGTTCGGGCACCGCGGCGGCAACCAGCCCGTCAAGAACCTGCTCACCGGGAACGTGGAGATCACCGCGCAAAACCACGGGTACGCGGTGGACATCGAGTCGATTCCGAACGGTTCCTTCGTCGCCACCCACGTCAACCTCAACGACGGCACGCTGGAGGGCATGGCGCACAGCCGCTACCCGGTCTTCTCGGTGCAGTACCACCCGGAGGCGAGCCCCGGGCCGCACGACAGCCGCTACCTCTTCGACCGCTTCATTGAGGAGATCGACGCCTTCGACGGGGCGAACGGCTCGCCGGTGGTGAAGGCGGTGACGGGGCGGCTGGGGGTCTAA
- a CDS encoding four helix bundle protein: protein MRDFRNFSVWRKAHALTLRVYAVSGGFPLDERYGLTSQIRRAVASVPTNIAEGCGRGSWSDMRRFLLIAFGSASETEYLILLTRDLGYLGQEQSGELLQAVQEVKRMLGGLVAKIDLKLSVGSAGSAALSDR from the coding sequence ATGCGCGACTTTCGGAACTTCTCCGTCTGGAGAAAGGCACATGCCCTGACGCTTAGGGTCTACGCCGTCAGTGGTGGGTTTCCTCTCGACGAGCGGTATGGGTTGACTTCACAGATCCGCCGGGCCGTGGCGTCAGTGCCCACGAATATTGCCGAGGGGTGTGGTCGGGGGTCGTGGTCGGATATGCGCCGATTTTTGCTGATTGCCTTTGGCTCGGCGAGTGAAACGGAGTACCTGATCCTGCTCACCCGTGATCTGGGCTACCTCGGTCAGGAGCAAAGCGGCGAACTCCTCCAAGCCGTACAGGAGGTCAAGCGGATGCTCGGTGGCCTGGTCGCCAAAATCGACCTGAAACTCAGTGTAGGCTCCGCAGGGTCGGCGGCCCTTTCTGACCGCTGA
- a CDS encoding DUF427 domain-containing protein produces MPRPQPVKPGPGQESVWDYPRPPRLERTPRRIEIWLGGVKIAETTEAFRVLETSHPPTYYLPRGAFLPGVLTQAGGGSVCEWKGEASYWTLSAGGKTAQGAGWSYERPTPAFREIAGHIAVYAGRMDECRVDGERVIPQPGGFYGGWITSDVVGPFKGEPGTWGW; encoded by the coding sequence ATGCCGCGCCCCCAACCCGTGAAGCCCGGTCCCGGCCAGGAGAGCGTATGGGACTACCCGCGTCCTCCCCGGCTGGAACGGACGCCAAGGCGCATCGAAATCTGGCTCGGCGGGGTGAAGATCGCCGAGACGACGGAGGCTTTTCGCGTCCTGGAGACGAGCCATCCCCCCACCTACTACCTGCCGCGCGGGGCCTTCCTGCCCGGCGTGCTGACCCAGGCGGGCGGCGGCAGCGTCTGCGAGTGGAAGGGCGAGGCGTCGTACTGGACGCTCTCGGCTGGGGGAAAGACGGCCCAGGGCGCAGGCTGGAGTTATGAACGGCCCACGCCTGCTTTTCGGGAGATCGCGGGCCATATCGCCGTCTACGCGGGCCGGATGGACGAGTGCCGGGTGGACGGCGAGCGCGTCATTCCCCAGCCGGGCGGCTTCTACGGCGGCTGGATCACATCGGACGTGGTGGGGCCGTTCAAGGGGGAGCCGGGGACGTGGGGCTGGTAG
- a CDS encoding VOC family protein encodes MQITQSALSLNVPDVRASAEFLQRHFGFVPEMEYEGVASLTRGDAGFNLIFLQTGLSTFKPRHIAGSAGQGLLVVFVVDDIDAEYARLQAEGVPIVTPIETEPWGERYFQVSDPNGLILQLVQWVEVPQGSPWAGQGADG; translated from the coding sequence ATGCAAATCACCCAGTCGGCCCTCTCGCTCAACGTGCCCGACGTTCGCGCTTCCGCCGAGTTCCTGCAACGGCACTTCGGCTTCGTGCCCGAGATGGAGTACGAGGGCGTGGCTTCCCTGACCCGGGGAGACGCGGGGTTCAACCTGATCTTCCTGCAAACGGGACTGTCCACCTTCAAGCCGCGGCACATCGCCGGAAGCGCCGGGCAGGGCCTCCTCGTCGTGTTCGTGGTGGATGATATCGACGCCGAGTACGCGCGCTTGCAGGCCGAAGGTGTCCCCATCGTCACTCCCATCGAGACTGAGCCGTGGGGCGAGCGATACTTTCAGGTTTCGGACCCCAACGGCCTGATCCTCCAACTGGTCCAGTGGGTCGAGGTGCCGCAGGGCAGCCCCTGGGCCGGGCAGGGGGCGGACGGGTAG